One segment of bacterium DNA contains the following:
- a CDS encoding right-handed parallel beta-helix repeat-containing protein — MPRATTLLLALLAFAALAYADTTWVSDSLISGTWTSAHSPYMIQRTVTVGAAQTLTIGPGVSVCFVGPYRFNVRGTLQALGTVTDSIRFTTDTLANPSRWRGVRFLTANNTSAMSYCLIEDGLGASPGDDRYGGGIEVQNCSPTFSRCTIRRCHALLDGGGIYCRDGGTPAFTDCDILNCVSQLGGGGGLFSRNSGPQLTRCTFRGNRTTLSGGGVGLLMHQPNIAVSNCVFDGNSAGDGGGLFVCSRYWNGAATMRQCVFSGNTATRGGAAFDTSAIVSYVNCLFNSNVAAQGGALYSGDNSRNTLNFVTLDDNQSSTAALHCRNDSIILTGSIISRTAQGSGVYFSLPRSAQITYNDFYANATGPFSGNTPQNLGQLTRINPWGDSCDVALNLLLDPRFVNPDSANYRLSDSSHCLAASQDLTHQFYNDFEGLSRPSPSNSQPDMGAYENRLSSPVPHLTGNLSGLIGPGRFLVGENVAVRTNDTLTLAAGTTLSFAGGTGLLVYGLLKALGTEQDSVILTVDTVVFPQRWTGLQFIFSVRGCSLTYCRFSAASIPSGNGNSNVSINQTNPVFSHCGFERGRRGVTCNYDSSRFLFCSFTGNEGGMAGNTTHAVFQDCDFSNNRALTGYYNVGGGVYFSGNPNFTRCAFTMNSANEGGVVYGSGGAVFSQCQFFQNSAASGGAVSVSGNTMVFADCQFSLNTASGIGGAAYVRGPLTFSRCQFTQNLATHGGAAYMEYTGTPLFEECLFTGHSGGTLYVTNNAIVRRCTLSGNAGTTSDAAGITVSASTSSTPRITSTIIGNSQGAGIKFQQTSGVTVRFCDFFANSGGNFSGAVNYRPVGIGTLSRTNARGDSSDQYLNVFLNPLFADTAAHDFHLTETSPCIDAGDSGLTHDSDGSFADIGAFAFTQAAHPPLACALISPADSSTFTVDRFADFAWNRSSDPDRWDTVTYVLKLQAPDTIVSVYMQQDTALSINLHGLHFPTDTPLHWWVMTHSCYPNTSVASDTFLITLHTLPPRPPQPFTLISPANDSILTTDSAVAFVWSASIDPDAADTVTYDLHLTAPGISMAMSVHQDTMYTMDLRPLGIPNDTLISWWVSAHSLLPDTSITSDTFRFVLSIPNRLGAGHPLPTVFALHAVYPNPFNPATRISYDLPQPCEVRLKVFDMLGRQVATLVDQHMPAGSYVVEWNAQAYPSGMYFTILTAADKQFVRKMLLLK, encoded by the coding sequence ATGCCCCGCGCTACCACTCTACTTCTTGCTCTCTTAGCCTTTGCTGCCCTCGCCTATGCCGACACCACTTGGGTCTCGGACTCGCTGATCAGTGGCACGTGGACCTCCGCCCACAGCCCCTACATGATTCAGCGCACGGTAACGGTGGGCGCGGCGCAGACACTGACCATCGGTCCCGGCGTCTCGGTCTGCTTTGTGGGTCCATACCGCTTCAATGTGCGCGGCACCCTCCAGGCCCTTGGCACGGTAACCGATTCCATCCGCTTCACCACGGACACTTTGGCCAATCCTTCCCGCTGGCGGGGCGTGCGCTTCCTTACGGCGAACAATACGTCGGCCATGAGTTACTGCCTCATCGAGGATGGGCTCGGCGCCTCTCCGGGCGATGACCGCTACGGCGGCGGGATCGAAGTTCAGAACTGCTCCCCCACCTTTTCCCGCTGCACCATCCGCCGCTGTCATGCGCTGCTGGATGGCGGCGGTATCTATTGCCGCGATGGCGGGACGCCTGCCTTCACCGATTGTGATATCCTGAACTGCGTTTCCCAGCTCGGCGGTGGCGGCGGCCTGTTCAGCCGCAACAGCGGCCCGCAACTGACCCGGTGTACCTTCCGCGGCAATCGTACAACTTTGAGCGGTGGCGGCGTCGGGCTGCTCATGCACCAGCCCAACATTGCTGTCTCGAATTGTGTCTTTGACGGCAATTCGGCTGGGGACGGCGGCGGACTTTTCGTCTGTTCCCGGTACTGGAACGGCGCGGCAACCATGCGCCAATGTGTTTTCAGCGGCAACACCGCCACCCGGGGCGGCGCAGCCTTCGACACCTCCGCCATCGTGAGCTATGTCAACTGTCTGTTCAACAGCAACGTGGCCGCTCAGGGTGGCGCACTCTACAGCGGGGACAATTCCCGCAACACCCTCAACTTTGTCACACTGGACGACAATCAGTCGTCCACCGCAGCCCTCCACTGCCGTAATGACTCGATCATCCTGACCGGTTCCATCATCAGCCGCACGGCGCAGGGCTCAGGGGTTTACTTCTCGCTGCCGCGCTCGGCGCAGATTACGTACAACGATTTCTACGCCAATGCCACCGGCCCGTTTTCCGGCAATACGCCGCAGAACCTTGGCCAGTTGACGCGGATCAATCCGTGGGGCGACTCCTGTGATGTGGCCCTCAATCTGCTGCTGGACCCCCGCTTCGTCAATCCCGACAGCGCCAACTACCGCCTCAGCGATTCCAGCCACTGCCTGGCCGCGAGTCAGGACCTCACTCATCAGTTCTATAATGATTTTGAAGGCCTGTCCCGCCCGTCACCGTCGAATTCCCAGCCGGACATGGGCGCGTATGAAAACCGCCTCAGCAGTCCCGTACCTCATCTCACGGGCAATCTCAGCGGCCTGATCGGCCCTGGACGTTTTCTCGTGGGTGAAAATGTGGCCGTGCGCACGAACGATACGCTGACTCTTGCGGCCGGAACCACGTTGAGTTTCGCGGGAGGCACGGGCCTGCTTGTCTATGGCCTGTTGAAGGCCTTGGGGACCGAACAGGACTCCGTGATTCTTACCGTGGATACCGTGGTGTTCCCGCAGCGCTGGACGGGTCTGCAATTCATCTTCTCCGTGCGGGGGTGTTCGCTGACCTATTGCCGCTTCTCCGCCGCGTCGATTCCTTCAGGCAATGGCAACTCCAACGTTTCGATTAACCAAACCAATCCGGTGTTTTCCCATTGCGGATTTGAGCGTGGGCGCAGGGGGGTAACCTGCAACTACGACAGTTCCCGCTTCCTCTTTTGTTCGTTCACCGGCAATGAAGGCGGCATGGCCGGTAACACCACCCATGCGGTCTTTCAGGATTGCGACTTCTCAAACAATCGCGCATTGACAGGGTACTACAACGTCGGTGGAGGAGTTTACTTCTCCGGAAATCCCAACTTCACCCGCTGCGCATTTACAATGAACTCCGCAAATGAAGGTGGCGTGGTTTATGGTTCGGGTGGTGCGGTGTTCTCCCAGTGCCAATTTTTCCAGAACAGCGCCGCTTCCGGCGGCGCGGTCAGCGTTTCCGGTAATACGATGGTCTTCGCTGACTGCCAGTTCAGCCTGAACACCGCCAGCGGAATTGGCGGCGCCGCGTATGTACGCGGTCCCCTGACCTTCTCACGGTGTCAGTTCACTCAAAACTTGGCGACTCATGGTGGAGCCGCCTATATGGAGTATACAGGGACCCCTCTGTTTGAGGAGTGTCTTTTCACGGGCCATTCGGGTGGGACCTTGTACGTTACGAACAACGCCATTGTCCGCCGTTGTACGCTTTCCGGCAATGCCGGAACCACGTCTGATGCCGCCGGCATCACGGTTTCGGCGTCGACCTCCTCCACTCCACGTATTACCAGCACCATCATCGGCAACTCTCAGGGTGCGGGAATCAAATTTCAGCAAACCTCCGGCGTCACCGTCCGGTTTTGCGATTTCTTCGCCAACAGCGGCGGCAACTTCTCGGGAGCCGTCAATTACCGGCCTGTGGGAATCGGCACCCTTTCCCGTACCAATGCGCGCGGTGATTCCTCCGATCAATACCTCAATGTCTTCCTGAACCCCCTCTTCGCCGATACCGCCGCGCATGACTTTCACCTCACCGAAACGTCGCCCTGCATTGATGCGGGTGATTCCGGTTTGACGCATGACTCCGACGGCAGCTTTGCGGACATCGGCGCCTTCGCCTTTACACAGGCCGCTCACCCACCCCTCGCCTGCGCGCTGATCTCCCCGGCCGACAGTTCCACTTTCACGGTCGACCGTTTTGCGGACTTTGCCTGGAATCGCAGTTCCGATCCGGACCGCTGGGATACGGTGACCTATGTTCTGAAGCTTCAAGCGCCCGATACCATCGTCTCCGTGTACATGCAGCAGGACACCGCCCTCAGCATCAACCTCCACGGGCTGCATTTCCCTACAGACACCCCCCTGCACTGGTGGGTCATGACCCATTCCTGTTACCCGAACACCAGTGTTGCCAGTGATACCTTTCTGATCACCCTGCACACCTTGCCTCCACGCCCCCCGCAGCCCTTTACGCTGATCTCCCCGGCCAATGATTCGATCCTTACCACCGATAGCGCGGTAGCCTTTGTGTGGAGTGCCAGCATAGATCCCGATGCAGCGGATACCGTAACTTACGATCTCCATCTAACTGCTCCCGGAATCTCCATGGCGATGTCCGTACATCAGGATACTATGTACACCATGGACTTGCGCCCGCTGGGCATCCCCAACGATACCCTGATCTCCTGGTGGGTCAGTGCGCATTCGCTTCTGCCCGATACCAGCATTACCAGCGACACCTTCCGCTTCGTCCTGAGTATCCCCAACCGCTTGGGAGCAGGCCATCCGCTGCCTACCGTCTTTGCCCTGCATGCGGTCTACCCCAACCCCTTCAACCCGGCCACACGGATTAGTTACGATCTTCCCCAGCCTTGCGAGGTCCGCCTGAAGGTCTTCGATATGCTGGGCCGCCAAGTGGCCACGCTGGTGGATCAGCACATGCCCGCGGGCTCCTATGTGGTCGAGTGGAATGCCCAGGCCTATCCCAGCGGGATGTACTTCACCATCCTCACCGCCGCCGATAAACAGTTCGTCCGGAAAATGCTGCTGCTGAAATAG
- a CDS encoding right-handed parallel beta-helix repeat-containing protein → MCRTVSVLIFVLIACALAHADTTWVSDSLISGTWTSAHSPYMIQRTVTVGTSTTLSVGAGVTVFFDGPYRFNVYGTLRAIGTAASPIYFTTDTVANPSRWRGVRLLQATSTTLQHCVIEYGYATSPGDDRYGGGLEVQNCSPSLSYCTIRYCYALLDGGGVYCRSNGNANFTDCEIIGCYSHLGDGGGLFGLESSPILTRCMVRGNRTRQAGGGVAFESNPVNVVLASCQIDSNVAANGGGLYFRGHRLSATVNNCRMQGNSAARGGGVWDSAAHVDYVNCLISGNQAPSGGGMFSADGSQITMNFCTVANNPASDAAVWSRNDALALADVIVASPDQGTGVHVVNSGSISAVCCDVFSSAGSAFSGAIPSSLGRRSRTNLWGDSCDASLNLMFDPLFVNPDSSNFRLQDSSRCLAASFAAATIPVMDLDNLARPWPQESNPDIGAFENRHSNSSPNQLHAALRGTVGPGTFLVGEDIWVDAADTLTLLPGTQLTFVTRGSFVIRGLLLAMGTEEDSIIITADTIASPNHWQGMEFRNSPYGCRMSYCRISNSNNGNVRIYSTSPTFDHCVFEYGNSAVGGGVYCQADTSHFQQCTFRFNVAPYGGGSGYGGAGAACISSNAVFENCYFNHNRSSAWGGGLLLDQQGAPYVSHCTFVANGGWYGGGAIDADANSAVISNCLFYGNWAEDGGAIRVYSSARFEECVFDSNDALQGSAAYISGAQITRCTFLRNNAGDQAGIFCYGAVTLDNSIISFTRGIALGFDFSAGAVVAHCDFYGSTVANFGSVNGLSDMPPGIGRRNRTNFRGDSSDQYLNVFVNPLFADTVAHDYHLTAASHCIDAGDSTLPSDSDHTRPDIGAFYFPQSGHSPLPFTLIAPANDSILTADSAVTFRWGRASDPDYWDTLSCTLHLSLADTSFSVAAPVDSMSTLNLAPLHLTPPRPVSWWVTAHSLFPDTTITSDTFRFVVDIPDRVEQLHPLPTVFALHAVYPNPFNPATRISYDLPQPCEVRLRVFDVLGREVTTLVSQRQSAGFYSVEWNAQAYPSGMYFTILSAADKQFVRKMLLLK, encoded by the coding sequence ATGTGCCGCACCGTTAGTGTTTTGATCTTTGTCCTGATCGCCTGCGCGTTGGCCCATGCCGATACCACCTGGGTCTCGGATTCCCTGATCAGTGGCACCTGGACCTCCGCCCATAGCCCCTACATGATCCAGCGCACGGTAACTGTGGGAACGAGCACCACCTTGAGCGTTGGCGCAGGCGTTACCGTGTTTTTTGACGGCCCTTACCGCTTTAATGTGTATGGCACCCTGAGGGCTATCGGCACAGCCGCCAGTCCCATCTACTTTACCACGGACACCGTGGCGAACCCGTCCCGCTGGCGCGGAGTCCGTCTGTTACAGGCCACCTCAACCACGTTACAGCATTGCGTGATCGAGTACGGCTATGCCACCTCGCCGGGCGATGACCGTTACGGCGGCGGCCTCGAAGTCCAAAACTGTTCTCCGTCCCTTTCCTATTGCACCATCCGCTACTGTTATGCTCTGTTGGACGGTGGCGGTGTGTACTGCCGGAGCAACGGCAATGCCAACTTCACCGATTGCGAGATCATCGGATGCTACTCGCATCTTGGCGATGGCGGCGGCCTGTTTGGGCTGGAATCCAGTCCGATTCTTACCCGCTGCATGGTCCGCGGCAACAGAACTCGCCAGGCCGGCGGCGGCGTCGCATTCGAATCCAACCCTGTCAATGTGGTACTTGCCAGTTGCCAAATAGATAGCAACGTCGCGGCGAACGGTGGCGGCCTCTATTTCCGGGGACATCGCCTCTCAGCCACGGTGAACAATTGCCGGATGCAGGGCAACAGTGCCGCACGTGGCGGCGGGGTGTGGGATTCTGCCGCTCATGTGGACTATGTGAACTGTCTCATCAGCGGCAATCAGGCCCCATCCGGCGGCGGGATGTTCAGCGCCGACGGTTCGCAGATCACGATGAATTTCTGTACCGTTGCCAATAATCCGGCCTCGGATGCCGCCGTATGGTCCCGCAACGATGCCCTCGCCTTGGCTGATGTCATCGTGGCCTCGCCCGATCAAGGCACCGGAGTTCATGTGGTCAACTCCGGCTCAATCAGCGCCGTATGTTGCGATGTGTTTTCCAGCGCAGGGTCCGCCTTCAGTGGTGCGATTCCTTCCAGCTTGGGCCGCAGGAGCCGCACCAATCTTTGGGGTGACTCATGTGATGCCAGCCTGAACCTGATGTTTGACCCGCTGTTTGTTAACCCGGACAGTAGCAACTTCCGTCTGCAGGACTCCAGCCGCTGCCTCGCGGCCTCTTTTGCGGCAGCGACTATTCCTGTGATGGATCTTGACAATCTGGCACGGCCTTGGCCGCAGGAATCCAATCCCGACATAGGTGCCTTCGAAAACCGCCATAGTAATTCGTCACCTAACCAATTGCATGCAGCCTTGCGGGGTACGGTGGGACCAGGCACATTTCTGGTCGGGGAGGATATCTGGGTGGATGCCGCGGACACTCTCACTCTTCTGCCCGGAACCCAACTGACGTTTGTTACACGAGGCTCATTTGTCATTCGGGGACTCCTTCTGGCAATGGGGACCGAAGAGGATTCCATAATCATCACGGCGGATACAATAGCTTCCCCCAACCACTGGCAGGGCATGGAATTCCGCAACTCTCCCTACGGTTGTCGCATGTCATACTGCCGTATTTCGAATTCCAATAACGGCAACGTCCGCATATACAGCACCAGCCCCACTTTTGATCATTGCGTCTTCGAATACGGGAATAGCGCCGTCGGCGGCGGAGTCTACTGCCAGGCGGATACCTCACATTTCCAGCAGTGTACATTCCGGTTTAACGTTGCACCCTATGGCGGGGGATCGGGCTATGGCGGGGCGGGAGCGGCCTGTATCTCCTCGAACGCGGTCTTCGAAAATTGCTACTTCAACCATAACAGATCCAGCGCATGGGGCGGCGGCCTGCTCCTTGACCAGCAAGGTGCCCCGTACGTATCGCATTGCACCTTCGTCGCGAATGGCGGTTGGTATGGTGGCGGAGCCATTGATGCTGACGCCAATTCTGCGGTGATCTCCAACTGCTTGTTCTACGGAAACTGGGCGGAGGATGGCGGTGCCATTCGAGTTTACTCGAGCGCCCGTTTCGAAGAGTGCGTCTTTGACAGCAATGACGCTCTTCAGGGTAGCGCGGCATATATATCGGGCGCACAAATTACCCGCTGCACGTTCCTTCGGAATAATGCAGGGGATCAGGCAGGGATCTTCTGCTACGGTGCGGTGACACTTGACAATTCCATCATAAGCTTTACCCGTGGCATCGCTTTAGGATTCGATTTCAGTGCAGGCGCTGTGGTTGCCCATTGCGACTTCTATGGCAGTACCGTTGCCAACTTCGGTTCCGTAAATGGATTATCGGATATGCCCCCGGGCATAGGTCGCCGTAACCGCACCAACTTCCGTGGCGACTCTTCGGACCAGTATCTGAATGTCTTCGTCAATCCGCTGTTTGCCGATACTGTGGCCCACGATTACCACCTCACCGCCGCATCCCATTGCATCGACGCCGGCGATTCGACTCTCCCCTCAGATTCCGACCACACCCGGCCAGATATTGGTGCATTCTACTTTCCGCAGTCCGGTCACTCGCCGCTGCCCTTCACCTTGATCGCCCCGGCCAACGATTCGATCCTGACTGCCGATAGCGCCGTCACCTTCCGCTGGGGCCGCGCGTCCGATCCCGACTATTGGGACACTCTGAGCTGCACCCTTCATCTGTCCCTTGCGGACACATCCTTCTCCGTCGCCGCGCCCGTGGATAGCATGTCTACTCTCAACCTCGCGCCGCTGCACCTGACACCGCCGCGCCCTGTTTCCTGGTGGGTCACCGCACATTCGCTGTTCCCCGACACCACGATCACCAGTGATACCTTCCGCTTCGTCGTGGACATTCCCGACCGCGTAGAACAGCTTCATCCGCTGCCCACCGTCTTTGCCCTGCACGCGGTCTACCCCAACCCCTTCAACCCGGCCACGCGGATTAGTTACGATCTTCCCCAGCCTTGCGAGGTCCGCCTGAGAGTCTTCGATGTGCTGGGCCGGGAGGTTACCACGCTGGTCAGCCAGCGGCAGAGTGCCGGCTTCTACTCGGTGGAGTGGAATGCCCAAGCCTATCCCAGTGGGATGTACTTCACCATCCTGTCCGCCGCCGATAAACAGTTCGTCCGGAAAATGCTGCTGCTGAAATAA